From Anopheles coluzzii chromosome 3, AcolN3, whole genome shotgun sequence, the proteins below share one genomic window:
- the LOC120954887 gene encoding sodium- and chloride-dependent GABA transporter ine isoform X1 — translation MDTQEQNQVEIQSVNPVPNRRPINDLHYTAINSNFRQQSKLNSGSNTSPPGSSAGGSEETKALLPTVGPSGRKFVIVPCQTGGAIGDPGGTVPSGSGGVNGAPIVKVEPGEGSLSSGPSSITVPTAPVGTYLKPKYFNSLRSVRSANDPQGLANVQQPQTTIARSGSYIFSDVGGTPRLFSDATSIRSLASIGMGSTDGRRMVIRRVPNSPNELLTMINPPTPPDETYENESYGGMSDDSDLDNLKPRKQHWANKMQFVLACIGYSVGLGNVWRFPYLCYKSGGGVFLVPYFIILLICGIPMLFMELAVGQYTGRGPIGALGQLCPLFKGTGLASVVVSFLMSTYYSVIIAYAIYYFFTSFRPELPWTDCSHRWNTPDCWIPERLKHNLTRPDMSRTPTEEFFENKVLQISHGIEYPGAMRWELVACLVCAWILVYFAIWKSIKSSAKVRYLTATLPFVLIVVFLGRSLTLEGADKGLHYFFRPNWEELGRANVWINAAAQNFNSIGIAFGSMISFASYNKYNNNILHDTLAVSFVNAITSLLVGIFAFATIGNIALEQNTTVENVISGGPGLIFVVYPQALAKMPAAQLWAVLFFFMLLCLGLNSQFAIVEVVVTSIQDGFPRWIKRKLVYHELLVLIVCVVSFFAGLPNLIQGGIYFFQLIDHYAASVSIMFLAFFETIAIAWFYGINRLSKNVKQMTGRYPSFYLRFCLLIAVPLLLISLWIFSLINYEAPTYHNGKYHYPGWAHGLGWTIASASLVCIPSYAVYQIVRAEGNTFGEKLLNTLKPNIYECKICGEHHCDHDFPDEELGPEMTIVESTSGAPLILQPPPPGHLQYTQLQQQQQHQQQHQQSQDEPMLRTTNTNSPPPTTNGPQNSNSNGDTR, via the exons ATGGATACGCAGGAACAGAACCAGGTGGAAATACAGTCAGTGAACCCGGTACCGAACAGGCGCCCGATCAACGATCTGCACTATACCGCCATCAACAGTAACTTCCGGCAGCAGAGCAAGCTAAACAGTGGTAGCAACACATCGCCACCGGGCAGCTCCGCCGGTGGTAGTGAGGAAACGAAGGCCTTACTTCCGACGGTGGGGCCAAGTGGGCGCAAGTTTGTGATCGTACCATGCCAGACGGGTGGAGCGATCGGAGACCCAGGTGGAACGGTCCCTagtggcagtggtggtgtgAATGGGGCCCCGATAGTGAAGGTAGAACCTGGTGAGGGTTCGCTGTCGAGTGGACCGAGCTCGATCACAGTGCCCACGGCACCCGTTGGGACGTATTTGAAGCCGAAATATTTCAACAGTCTACGATCGGTACGATCAG CGAACGATCCGCAAGGGTTGGCGAATGTGCAGCAGCCGCAAACGACGATCGCCCGCAGCGGTTCGTACATATTCAGCGATGTCGGAGGTACGCCGCGGCTGTTTTCCGATGCCACCTCGATCCGATCGCTCGCCTCGATCGGGATGGGATCGACCGATGGGCGGCGTATGGTCATCCGGCGGGTGCCGAACTCACCGAACGAGCTGCTCACCATGATTAACCCACCGAC CCCACCCGATGAAACGTACGAGAATGAAAGCTACGGCGGCATGTCGGATGATTCCGATCTTGATAATCTCAAACCGCGCAAGCAGCACTGGGCGAACAAGATGCAGTTCGTGCTGGCCTGCATCGGATACTCGGTCGGGCTGGGAAATGTGTGGCGATTTCCGTATCTGTGTTACAAGAGTGGAGGAG GTGTGTTtctcgtgccctacttcatcatTCTGCTGATCTGTGGAATACCCATGCTGTTCATGGAGCTGGCCGTCGGCCAGTATACGGGCCGCGGACCGATCGGTGCACTAGGGCAGCTCTGTCCACTGTTTAAAG GTACCGGTCTGGCGAGTGTGGTCGTTTCATTCCTAATGTCCACGTACTACAGTGTGATCATTGCGTACGCAATCTACTACTTCTTCACCTCGTTCCGGCCGGAGCTCCCGTGGACGGACTGTTCGCACCGCTGGAACACACCGGACTGCTGGATACCGGAGCGCCTGAAGCACAACCTGACGCGCCCCGACATGTCCCGCACACCGACGGAGGAGTTTTTCGA AAATAAAGTGCTTCAGATAAGCCACGGCATTGAGTATCCGGGTGCGATGCGCTGGGAGCTGGTAGCGTGCCTGGTCTGTGCCTGGATACTGGTGTACTTTGCCATCTGGAAGTCGATCAAATCGTCGGCGAAGGTACGCTACCTTACCGCCACCCTGCCGTTCGTGCTGATTGTCGTATTTCTTGGCCGCTCGCTCACACTGGAAGGAGCGGACAAGGGACTGCACTACTTCTTCCGCCCGAACTGGGAGGAGCTGGGTAGGGCTAAC GTTTGGATCAATGCCGCAGCGCAGAACTTCAACTCGATCGGTATCGCCTTCGGTTCGATGATATCGTTCGCCAGCTACAACaagtacaacaacaacatcctgCACGACACGCTGGCAGTGTCGTTTGTGAATGCCATCACCAGTCTGCTCGTTGGCATCTTTGCCTTTGCAACGATCGGTAACATAGCGCTCGAGCAGAACACGACGGTCGAGAACGTGATCAGCGGTGGGCCCGGGTTGATCTTCGTGGTGTATCCACAGGCACTGGCAAAGATGCCGGCCGCTCAGCTGTGGGCCGTACTGTTCTTCTTCATGCTGCTTTGCTTGGGTTTGAACAGTCAG TTTGCGATCGTCGAAGTTGTGGTTACCTCCATACAGGATGGATTTCCGCGGTGGATCAAGCGCAAGCTCGTCTACCAcgagctgctggtgctgatcGTGTGCGTCGTCTCGTTCTTTGCCGGGCTGCCCAATCTCATACAGGGCGGGATCTACTTCTTCCAGCTGATCGATCATTATGCGGCGTCTGTTTCGATCATGTTTCTGGCCTTCTTTGAGACGATCGCGATTGCCTGGTTCTATGGCATCAATCGGCTGTCGAAGAACGTAAAGCAAATGACGGGTCGGTATCCGTCGTTCTATTTGCGGTTCTGCTTGCTGATCGCTGTCCCACTGCTGTTGATC TCACTGTGGATATTTAGCTTGATCAACTACGAAGCGCCAACGTATCACAACGGAAAGTATCACTATCCGGGCTGGGCCCACGGGCTTGGATGGACCATTGCCTCCGCGTCCTTGGTTTGCATTCCATCCTATGCCGTGTATCAGATCGTTCGCGCTGAGGGCAATACGTTCGGCGAG AAACTGTTAAACACACTGAAGCCAAACATCTACGAGTGTAAAATATGTGGTGAACATCATTGCGATCATGACTTTCCCGATGAGGAACTGGGACCGGAAATGACAATCGTGGAGTCAACATCCGGTGCTCCGCTCATACTGCAGCCGCCTCCTCCCGGACATCTACAGTACacacagctgcagcagcaacagcagcatcaacagcaacatcagcaatCACAAGACGAGCCAATGCTGCGTACCACCAATACTAACAGTCCTCCTCCAACCACTAACGGTCCACAGAATTCAAACTCTAACGGCGATACGCGATGA
- the LOC120954887 gene encoding sodium- and chloride-dependent GABA transporter ine isoform X2: MSVQGGCKLEPTANGVERIEHHQPLKMPVQANGTPGSTDRTPLMTGIPSYPNSPVMMRRYIGDPPDETYENESYGGMSDDSDLDNLKPRKQHWANKMQFVLACIGYSVGLGNVWRFPYLCYKSGGGVFLVPYFIILLICGIPMLFMELAVGQYTGRGPIGALGQLCPLFKGTGLASVVVSFLMSTYYSVIIAYAIYYFFTSFRPELPWTDCSHRWNTPDCWIPERLKHNLTRPDMSRTPTEEFFENKVLQISHGIEYPGAMRWELVACLVCAWILVYFAIWKSIKSSAKVRYLTATLPFVLIVVFLGRSLTLEGADKGLHYFFRPNWEELGRANVWINAAAQNFNSIGIAFGSMISFASYNKYNNNILHDTLAVSFVNAITSLLVGIFAFATIGNIALEQNTTVENVISGGPGLIFVVYPQALAKMPAAQLWAVLFFFMLLCLGLNSQFAIVEVVVTSIQDGFPRWIKRKLVYHELLVLIVCVVSFFAGLPNLIQGGIYFFQLIDHYAASVSIMFLAFFETIAIAWFYGINRLSKNVKQMTGRYPSFYLRFCLLIAVPLLLISLWIFSLINYEAPTYHNGKYHYPGWAHGLGWTIASASLVCIPSYAVYQIVRAEGNTFGEKLLNTLKPNIYECKICGEHHCDHDFPDEELGPEMTIVESTSGAPLILQPPPPGHLQYTQLQQQQQHQQQHQQSQDEPMLRTTNTNSPPPTTNGPQNSNSNGDTR, encoded by the exons ATGAGTGTGCAGGGCGGCTGCAAGCTAGAGCCTACGGCTAATGGCGTTGAAAGGATCGAGCATCATCAGCCGTTAAAAATGCCTGTTCAAGCGAATGGAACACCCGGATCGACAGATAGAACGCCCCTGATGACGGGGATACCGAGTTACCCGAATAGTCCGGTCATGATGCGAAGATACATTGGAGA CCCACCCGATGAAACGTACGAGAATGAAAGCTACGGCGGCATGTCGGATGATTCCGATCTTGATAATCTCAAACCGCGCAAGCAGCACTGGGCGAACAAGATGCAGTTCGTGCTGGCCTGCATCGGATACTCGGTCGGGCTGGGAAATGTGTGGCGATTTCCGTATCTGTGTTACAAGAGTGGAGGAG GTGTGTTtctcgtgccctacttcatcatTCTGCTGATCTGTGGAATACCCATGCTGTTCATGGAGCTGGCCGTCGGCCAGTATACGGGCCGCGGACCGATCGGTGCACTAGGGCAGCTCTGTCCACTGTTTAAAG GTACCGGTCTGGCGAGTGTGGTCGTTTCATTCCTAATGTCCACGTACTACAGTGTGATCATTGCGTACGCAATCTACTACTTCTTCACCTCGTTCCGGCCGGAGCTCCCGTGGACGGACTGTTCGCACCGCTGGAACACACCGGACTGCTGGATACCGGAGCGCCTGAAGCACAACCTGACGCGCCCCGACATGTCCCGCACACCGACGGAGGAGTTTTTCGA AAATAAAGTGCTTCAGATAAGCCACGGCATTGAGTATCCGGGTGCGATGCGCTGGGAGCTGGTAGCGTGCCTGGTCTGTGCCTGGATACTGGTGTACTTTGCCATCTGGAAGTCGATCAAATCGTCGGCGAAGGTACGCTACCTTACCGCCACCCTGCCGTTCGTGCTGATTGTCGTATTTCTTGGCCGCTCGCTCACACTGGAAGGAGCGGACAAGGGACTGCACTACTTCTTCCGCCCGAACTGGGAGGAGCTGGGTAGGGCTAAC GTTTGGATCAATGCCGCAGCGCAGAACTTCAACTCGATCGGTATCGCCTTCGGTTCGATGATATCGTTCGCCAGCTACAACaagtacaacaacaacatcctgCACGACACGCTGGCAGTGTCGTTTGTGAATGCCATCACCAGTCTGCTCGTTGGCATCTTTGCCTTTGCAACGATCGGTAACATAGCGCTCGAGCAGAACACGACGGTCGAGAACGTGATCAGCGGTGGGCCCGGGTTGATCTTCGTGGTGTATCCACAGGCACTGGCAAAGATGCCGGCCGCTCAGCTGTGGGCCGTACTGTTCTTCTTCATGCTGCTTTGCTTGGGTTTGAACAGTCAG TTTGCGATCGTCGAAGTTGTGGTTACCTCCATACAGGATGGATTTCCGCGGTGGATCAAGCGCAAGCTCGTCTACCAcgagctgctggtgctgatcGTGTGCGTCGTCTCGTTCTTTGCCGGGCTGCCCAATCTCATACAGGGCGGGATCTACTTCTTCCAGCTGATCGATCATTATGCGGCGTCTGTTTCGATCATGTTTCTGGCCTTCTTTGAGACGATCGCGATTGCCTGGTTCTATGGCATCAATCGGCTGTCGAAGAACGTAAAGCAAATGACGGGTCGGTATCCGTCGTTCTATTTGCGGTTCTGCTTGCTGATCGCTGTCCCACTGCTGTTGATC TCACTGTGGATATTTAGCTTGATCAACTACGAAGCGCCAACGTATCACAACGGAAAGTATCACTATCCGGGCTGGGCCCACGGGCTTGGATGGACCATTGCCTCCGCGTCCTTGGTTTGCATTCCATCCTATGCCGTGTATCAGATCGTTCGCGCTGAGGGCAATACGTTCGGCGAG AAACTGTTAAACACACTGAAGCCAAACATCTACGAGTGTAAAATATGTGGTGAACATCATTGCGATCATGACTTTCCCGATGAGGAACTGGGACCGGAAATGACAATCGTGGAGTCAACATCCGGTGCTCCGCTCATACTGCAGCCGCCTCCTCCCGGACATCTACAGTACacacagctgcagcagcaacagcagcatcaacagcaacatcagcaatCACAAGACGAGCCAATGCTGCGTACCACCAATACTAACAGTCCTCCTCCAACCACTAACGGTCCACAGAATTCAAACTCTAACGGCGATACGCGATGA